From Carassius auratus strain Wakin unplaced genomic scaffold, ASM336829v1 scaf_tig00014789, whole genome shotgun sequence:
TCTCTTTATTGAATTACAAGATAGCCAAAacgtattaataaaaaaaaagaaaaaaaaataggctgtTGTTGCTACAAGATTATTAATAACATCCACACTTAGTAAATATGTCATAAGTGGTAGAGTAACTAGATCTTCTAAGCACAACAgtaaagataatttaaaaataaacaccagATACGTATACCACTAAAAAGTGTTAAGATGCTTTTACAGCTTCCCAAAATACACAGGAACATGTAtattaaataactgtaataataattcCTTCATAATGCAACATAACTGTTGTATATATTACGGGGTGAAAAAACCCAAtggttactaaataaataaagcaaattgaCTGTCACGTTTGCTGAAGATGCATCATTGTACTGGCAAGAGCTTGGTATTTCCAtaaattcagctttatttcagacatttgttttttttatgattctgcAGAGAACTACAATGAGTAAAACTTTTGCCACATGTATGGCAGTGAAacggcttctctccggtgtggatcctctcatgtgatttcaagatccccggacgattgaatctcttgtcacagtgtgaacacctgtaaggtttttctccagtgtggatcttctGGTGCTGTTTTAActctttatttgtaataaaagtcTTCCCGCAATAACAGCACAAATGATCCTTCACACCGCTGTGTCTTTTCTGGTGCTGTGTTAAAAAGCCCAGCTGACtataactctttccacacaacGAACACAGGTGAGGCTTCACCTCTGAATGAACGATCAGGTGGTTCTTCAGGGAATTTGCCAGAGAAAAGTTTTTACCGCACTGCTCACAGTTATATGGTCTTTCTCCAGAATGAGAGAGCATATGGGATTTAAAATACCTAGAACGggcaaaactcttcccgcactgatcacaggTGTGTGGCTTTTCCCCAGTGTGGATATTCATGTGATCATTAAGGTTTCTTTTATGTCTGAAACTcatcccacactgatcacatgtgtgtggtttctctccagtgtgaatatTCATGTGTTCATTAAGGTTTCCTTTACacgtgaaactcttcccacaatGAAGGCAGGTTAAAGATTTTTTGGATCTTTTCAGGGAAAACATTTTCTCAGTCTGTGGGTGACTCAAAGATTTGACAGGTTTCTCCTCTTCTTCACTCAGGTCTTCGGtctctttctcattctctttGATCAAGTCTGAAACAGTCCAAAGAGAGAAATACGAAGGGAAAGGACATAAAAGTGAACCCTGATGTATTAAAAAGACATATGCATACAAATATTTGTATAGCATTGAGTGCATTTATTTACACTAAATTTGCAGGCCTGCTACCCATTCTagcacagtttatttatttgatacattgttttattttgatgttcaTTTCTAGAAATTAGTAAAATTACAACTGTGTGACTGTAAAATACTTATGTATACTCAGGTGTGCCCCAGCccagatataaaataaatataaataaagacaaataaagtTAGACAGTATTttcactgatcttttttttttcttcttctttttagaaAACACTGAGAAATTGAATTGTCAAAATCCATTTGTAATCAGTTCATGTGAAAAGTGTCTTGTATTCACAGCTCCTATTGTTTTCTAAAACACTGCAATATTAATCTGACGAACTGTTGTTCTTCAGAAATAAAAGAGAATCAAGCATAAACACTAACACCAacctttttcttcttcagtatcttcatgttttattctgcagggttctggatcACTCATGTTCTCACATTTCTTTCATAAAGTATTTCTTCTTCACTTGTAGACTGATAGGAAAATATTCCAGCATTTAATGCTGATTTGCTGGAGGAGTAAAGGTGAACTGTGATTGTAGGAGGACCAGATctgtcataataaaataaaaataaaaaattattcatgttttcacacattttattcatgttactgactttgtttttaaaaggattaatcaaaaatacatttacagattTGTACGCATCAAATAATAAGTTTAGATGAATCTTTGTTAATTGGTAGTTTGCAGTTGTTAAcatgaaacatgatttttttaatgaaaaactgGTGAATGGAGCTTTAAGTGGACGTGTGAAACTGATATTCCAGCAGCTGTTAGCAGAGCTGTTTCAGCAGAGATCTctcttcattttaaatgtttgtagtAAGCACATTATTTGAGTCTtagatgctgaaaaaaatataaaactgcttTGACATTTTTCTAACAATCTGAGATGatcaataatatattaaaataaataataattatataactaCCATGCAACATAGAATGTGCATAGTTCAGCTTTATAGTGACTACAttcatagtaataaaaaaatgtattacatgttgCCAAGATAATTAAAAGACCATGACAAAGTGATATTTTAATGTTCCCAGTGTCAATTACATTCTATAACTGTGATAGAATAAATATAACGTATCAGTTTTCATGTGTGCCTTTAAGCACCATAAACTGCTTGTCTTATTTCAAAACAACCTCACTGTTGTGATCATTATTATAACGCATCTCATAACAAAAATACACGTTTCAATACGTAAATACAGCACAATATAAAACACGCACATCAATCACATTAGCACCAGGTACAACAGTTCTACTTCAACTCTGCCTCAAACCGTCTGAACAACATATTTTAATCTATGTGATTACAAAATATCGCGCATTTAAAAGGTGTCACAGCGACCACAACAAATAAAACCTGTATTTAcctcaaagaaataaattacagccACCATCTATTATCTATTCAGTGTTCAATCCGCCATCACTCCAAAAGCCTCGAAACTACCGTCCTCACCCTATCAAACAGAACTACCGTAAATACTATAGTAGTCGCAgccatcatattattattattattattattattataggcaaagaatttcagacgaatccaattagagttatattaaatgtttttattcatatttacttgcatgttacttaaatatattttattaatatttttaactgtGAGCtatattttaagttaagtttttttcTGTATGCCTGGAATTCACTTCATTACTTGGACCTACATTGCTTTCAGaaagttataaaacaaataaataaagcgaATGCATAATAAAGTGTACTGCATGGCCAAAAACAAAGTTCACTCACTttgcattaatattatatcatTGCATTGTTATAACATATCATTATAAATTTTAGGGAGATATAAAGCTGAAAAACAACAATTGGCATTGATATCTGTATAAAGCTGGAGAAGTAGTTTCCAGGAATCAGTTTTTAGTCTATTTCCAATATTGTTTGCAAGTGGAAGACATACAGTTTTTCCTTAGACTTGATCGTGGTAGTTACCTTGCTGTCTattcagggtcagaaagctctcggatttgatcaaaattatcttaatttgtgaaATTCCTGGCTGTCTCCTGCCAACACCGTCAGAATCCGATGGAAATCTGGGGTATGTCGCATTCACAgtccaaaaaaacaacagcaagattagattagattcaactttattaggaaacattaggaaagagatgagaaaaaacaacacccagactatgGTTTGAGAACAGGAagaacacctcagcaacaaaagaacataatcaatacaccataaacacacaaCTTTGCAACGCCGAATGGAAATTGGAGGGTGGAGGTAATCCAGTGCAGGCAAGCAGTCATCCGGTCCATCAGCCCTACGGTGCTGGTCACAGACCCGCTTGTCAGACTGGCGGTCCAAAGCAGCGAAGGCAAGGGATGGAGGGTGGGGAggtgaatgcatatctgtatatgtgtacgtatgtgtgtgtgtgtgtgtgtgtgtgtatgtttgtaagaGTTTGTGTACTTGTAGGCCTGGAGAGCTGGTATTCAAATCTAGAGCCTCAGTCCACAGATTGTGATAGTgacacagcaagttgccatggagacagccttggtcaggtcctagacagagtcaacaatcagcaggtgtctggaaggacgggggggggggggtagttgtCATTCCAGCTTAGCCAAGGCCAATGTTGgccgaaagaagataagataccaaTTGTTTGGTCGAATAGCCACATTCCAATTTTACGGTCACTCTCTTTTTCCATTCTGGTCTCCAAATCCATCCATTTTCACCAATTTCTCCAATTTCTCTTCCAAAGCAGTGAGCTTCTTCGTGATGGTCtccatattgcggttaatagtctcagtctcaatgctgaccgctcttcccactgcttcaatcatgacgggcagccttgtgaggctttggacagTTGTTCCCATTTTCTGAATTTTCagataacccagggcaaagcctaacccaatcagcagaagacctgttatcatggtcaCGAATAAGTAGATATCTTCGATGTCCTCCACGGAAAGATGcgccagacacacgacccgccaTTTCCCCCACAtgtccatcgtgtagccagctgcgAACGTCccggcagggcagtcaggttcccccggACCCAAGCTTctcgtcgagaagatggtgtcagttgcgttgagagaccagctgATCAAATCCATATTTCAGGTtaggagagcagtgcagagagagtctctcagaAGTATAAGACAAGACAAGAGAGCAGGCGAAGGAGGGAGCAGAGGGAAGAAATGTGTCCGCCTCCGCTGAGAGCTCAAGAAGTTGTTACAATTCATGTTACATTTCAAATGCACACGTAACTTAAAAGAATTTGGACCATTATCTTATGCTCTATGTACAACTAACAGAGATAAAGAATGGTCGTTAAGTGTTGTGTAGAAATTAGACAAAATG
This genomic window contains:
- the LOC113074485 gene encoding gastrula zinc finger protein XlCGF8.2DB-like translates to MSDPEPCRIKHEDTEEEKDLIKENEKETEDLSEEEEKPVKSLSHPQTEKMFSLKRSKKSLTCLHCGKSFTCKGNLNEHMNIHTGEKPHTCDQCGMSFRHKRNLNDHMNIHTGEKPHTCDQCGKSFARSRYFKSHMLSHSGERPYNCEQCGKNFSLANSLKNHLIVHSEVKPHLCSLCGKSYSQLGFLTQHQKRHSGVKDHLCCYCGKTFITNKELKQHQKIHTGEKPYRCSHCDKRFNRPGILKSHERIHTGEKPFHCHTCGKSFTHCSSLQNHKKNKCLK